The Primulina huaijiensis isolate GDHJ02 chromosome 12, ASM1229523v2, whole genome shotgun sequence genome has a window encoding:
- the LOC140989254 gene encoding calcineurin B-like protein 4, whose translation MGCINSKSRRNIPGYEEPSVLAAETPFTVSEVEALFQLFKKISSSIIDDGLIHKEEFQLALFRNRNKRNLFADRIFDLFDFKRNGVIEFGEFVRSLSVFHPNAPVADKISFAYRLYDLRHTGFIEREELKEMVLALLHESDLILSEDVIEIIVDKTFSEADTKCDGRIDQDEWKEFVSKNPSLIKNMTLPYLKDITIAVPSFLAHSELEDSEL comes from the exons ATGGGCTGCATAAACTCTAAAAGTCGAAGAAATATTCCTGGTTATGAGGAACCTTCCGTTCTTGCTGCTGAGACGCCTT TCACAGTGAGCGAAGTCGAGGCTTTGTTTCAACTATTCAAGAAAATAAGTAGCTCCATAATCGATGATGGGCTCATTCACAAG GAAGAATTCCAGCTAGCACTATTCAGGAACAGAAACAAAAGAAATCTGTTTGCTGACAGG atatttgatttatttgatttcaaACGGAACGGAGTGATTGAATTTGGAGAATTCGTCCGATCGCTGAGTGTTTTTCACCCTAATGCACCAGTTGCTGACAAAATTTCCT TTGCCTACCGATTGTATGATCTAAGGCACACAGGCTTTATCGAGAGAGAAGAG TTAAAAGAGATGGTTTTGGCGTTATTACACGAATCCGATCTCATTCTATCAGAGGATGTCATTGAAATTATAGTGGACAAG ACATTCTCTGAGGCAGATACAAAATGTGATGGAAGGATAGACCAAGATGAGTGGAAGGAATTTGTATCAAAAAATCCATCgcttatcaagaatatgactcTGCCTTATCTCAA GGATATAACAATAGCAGTTCCAAGTTTTTTGGCACATTCTGAGCTTGAAGACTCGGAGTTGTAA
- the LOC140989539 gene encoding uncharacterized protein isoform X1, translating to MQSRNKSAKRRNLKRSRTSPQEMPATDTTASNSLDDFNVFPIEEIVQYPLPGYGAPISISFSPDDSLIAYLFSPDQTLHRKVFVFDPKTGKHDLFFSPQDGGLDENNLSPEEKLRRERLRERGLGVTRYEWVKMSSKRKRLMVPLPAGIYIQDFAVQPEIKLPNTSSSPIIDPHISPDGTMLAYVRDNELHVLNLLYNVSKQLTLGAHENTITHGLAEYIAQEEMERKNGYWWSLDSKFIAFTEVDSSNIPLFRIMHQGKNFVGSDAQEDHAYPFAGSSNVKVRLGVVPAAGGPVSWMDLVCGGGGQEDNEYLARVNWMHGNILTAQVLNRKHSKLKIIKFDIKTGERKVIFEEEHETWINLHDCFTPLDKLPGKPSGGFIWASEKTGFRHLYLHDLDGACLGPITHGHWMVEQVAGVNEASGIVYFTGTLDGPLESHLYGTNLFLNGSRSVQTPLRLTHGKGRHVVVLDHQLQRFVDIHDSLSLPPKVSIHSLHDGSLILSLYEHPADIPRFRKLQLEPPEVIQAEAKDGTTLYGALYKPDETKFGPPPYKTMIQVYGGPSVQLVSDSWINTVDMRSQYLRSKGILVWKMDNRGTARRGLKFEGAIKDHCGQIDAEDQRTGAEWLIEQGLARLGHIGLCGWSYGGYLSAITLARYPEVFKCAISGAPVTSWDGYDTFYTEKYMGLPHENESGYLNSSVMHHIGNMKGKLLLVHGMIDENVHFRHTARLVNELVAAGKSYELLIFPDERHMPRRLRDRIYMEERIWDFIERNL from the exons ATGCAATCACGCAATAAGAGTGCAAAAAGGAGGAATTTGAAACGTTCAAGAACGTCTCCTCAAGAGATGCCTGCCACCGACACAACTGCCTCAAACTCTCTGGATGATTTCAATGTATTCCCCATTGAAGAAATAGTTCAGTACCCATTACCAGGTTACGGTGCACCAATTTCGATCAGTTTTAGCCCTGATGATAGTTTGATAGCGTACTTGTTCAGCCCTGATCAGACATTACATAGAAAAGTGTTTGTATTTGATCCCAAGACTGGGAAGCATGACTTGTTTTTTAGCCCACAAGATGGTGGACTTGATGAAAATAATTTGTCTCCCGAGGAGAAATTGAGAAGGGAGCGACTAAGAGAGCGTGGCTTGGGTGTTACACGATATGAATGGGTTAAGATGAGCTCGAAGAGAAAAAGACTTATGGTACCTCTACCAGCTGGG ATCTATATACAGGACTTTGCCGTTCAACCAGAGATTAAGCTTCCTAACACCTCTTCCTCGCCAATTATAGACCCACATATCTCCCCGGATGGCACCATGCTTGCTTATGTGAGGGACAATGAGCTTCATGTGTTGAACCTTCTGTACAACGTGTCAAAACAATTGACTTTGGGTGCTCATGAAAATACTATA ACACATGGACTTGCTGAGTACATAGCCCAG GAAGAAATGGAGAGGAAGAATGGTTACTGGTGGTCACTAGATAGCAAATTCATTGCATTCACTGAGGTTGATTCATCAAACATACCTCTGTTTAGGATTATGCACCAAGGAAAAAATTTTGTGGGTTCAGATGCACAGGAAGACCATGCTTACCCTTTTGCAGGCAGTTCAAACGTAAAAGTTCGTTTGGGCGTTGTTCCTGCTGCTGGAGGACCAGTTAGTTGGATGGATCTTGTCTGCGGAGGAGGGGGCCAGGAAGATAATGAGTATTTGGCACGAGTGAATTGGATGCATGGGAATATTCTTACTGCTCAGGTTTTGAATAGGAAACATTCTAAATTAAAGATTATCAAGTTCGACATTAAAACTGGTGAGAGGAAAGTCATCTTTGAAGAAGAACATGAAACGTGGATCAATCTGCACGATTGCTTCACCCCACTAGACAAATTACCAGGCAAACCATCCGGGGGGTTTATTTGGGCCAGCGAGAAAACTGGATTCCGCCATCTATATTTGCATGATTTGGATGGGGCGTGCTTGGGACCCATTACCCATGGTCATTGGATGGTTGAGCAAGTTGCTGGTGTAAATGAGGCTTCTGGCATAGTTTATTTCACTGGAACTTTAGACGGTCCTCTGGAATCTCATCTTTATGGCACTAACTTGTTCCTGAATGGGAGCCGTTCTGTACAAACTCCATTGAGACTGACCCATGGAAAGGGAAGGCATGTGGTTGTGCTTGATCATCAATTGCAGAGGTTTGTAGATATCCATGATTCCTTGAGTTTGCCTCCCAAGGTTTCCATACACTCGTTACACGATGGGAGCTTGATTTTGTCTCTTTATGAACATCCAGCCGACATTCCCAGATTTAGAAAACTCCAACTCGAGCCTCCAGAGGTGATTCAGGCAGAGGCAAAGGACGGAACTACATTGTATGGAGCGTTATACAAACCAGACGAAACAAAATTTGGACCACCACCGTATAAAACAATGATTCAGGTTTATGGTGGTCCTAGTGTACAACTAGTCTCTGATTCTTGGATAAATACAGTTGACATGAGATCCCAATATCTGAGAAGTAAAGGAATATTAGTCTGGAAG ATGGATAATAGAGGAACTGCTAGACGTGGACTCAAATTTGAAGGCGCAATCAAGGACCACTGTGGCCAGATTGATGCAGAGGATCAGCGAACTGGAGCTGAATGGCTCATCGAGCAGGGATTAGCCAGACTCGGTCACATTGGGTTGTGTGGATGGAGTTATGGTGGATATCTCTCGGCCATCACACTAGCAAGATATCCTGAAGTTTTCAAATGCGCAATTTCTGGTGCACCGGTCACATCTTGGGATGGGTATGATACTTTTTACACCGAAAAATATATGGGTTTACCTCATGAAAATGAATCAGGATATCTGAATAGCTCGGTGATGCATCACATTGGAAACATGAAAGGGAAGCTGTTGCTAGTTCATGGGATGATTGACGAGAATGTGCATTTTAGGCACACGGCTAGGCTGGTGAACGAGCTGGTGGCGGCTGGTAAGTCATACGAATTGTTGATTTTTCCAGATGAACGGCACATGCCTCGTAGGCTTAGGGATCGCATATATATGGAGGAGAGGATATGGGATTTTATCGAGAGAAACTTGTAG
- the LOC140989539 gene encoding uncharacterized protein isoform X2, whose translation MPATDTTASNSLDDFNVFPIEEIVQYPLPGYGAPISISFSPDDSLIAYLFSPDQTLHRKVFVFDPKTGKHDLFFSPQDGGLDENNLSPEEKLRRERLRERGLGVTRYEWVKMSSKRKRLMVPLPAGIYIQDFAVQPEIKLPNTSSSPIIDPHISPDGTMLAYVRDNELHVLNLLYNVSKQLTLGAHENTITHGLAEYIAQEEMERKNGYWWSLDSKFIAFTEVDSSNIPLFRIMHQGKNFVGSDAQEDHAYPFAGSSNVKVRLGVVPAAGGPVSWMDLVCGGGGQEDNEYLARVNWMHGNILTAQVLNRKHSKLKIIKFDIKTGERKVIFEEEHETWINLHDCFTPLDKLPGKPSGGFIWASEKTGFRHLYLHDLDGACLGPITHGHWMVEQVAGVNEASGIVYFTGTLDGPLESHLYGTNLFLNGSRSVQTPLRLTHGKGRHVVVLDHQLQRFVDIHDSLSLPPKVSIHSLHDGSLILSLYEHPADIPRFRKLQLEPPEVIQAEAKDGTTLYGALYKPDETKFGPPPYKTMIQVYGGPSVQLVSDSWINTVDMRSQYLRSKGILVWKMDNRGTARRGLKFEGAIKDHCGQIDAEDQRTGAEWLIEQGLARLGHIGLCGWSYGGYLSAITLARYPEVFKCAISGAPVTSWDGYDTFYTEKYMGLPHENESGYLNSSVMHHIGNMKGKLLLVHGMIDENVHFRHTARLVNELVAAGKSYELLIFPDERHMPRRLRDRIYMEERIWDFIERNL comes from the exons ATGCCTGCCACCGACACAACTGCCTCAAACTCTCTGGATGATTTCAATGTATTCCCCATTGAAGAAATAGTTCAGTACCCATTACCAGGTTACGGTGCACCAATTTCGATCAGTTTTAGCCCTGATGATAGTTTGATAGCGTACTTGTTCAGCCCTGATCAGACATTACATAGAAAAGTGTTTGTATTTGATCCCAAGACTGGGAAGCATGACTTGTTTTTTAGCCCACAAGATGGTGGACTTGATGAAAATAATTTGTCTCCCGAGGAGAAATTGAGAAGGGAGCGACTAAGAGAGCGTGGCTTGGGTGTTACACGATATGAATGGGTTAAGATGAGCTCGAAGAGAAAAAGACTTATGGTACCTCTACCAGCTGGG ATCTATATACAGGACTTTGCCGTTCAACCAGAGATTAAGCTTCCTAACACCTCTTCCTCGCCAATTATAGACCCACATATCTCCCCGGATGGCACCATGCTTGCTTATGTGAGGGACAATGAGCTTCATGTGTTGAACCTTCTGTACAACGTGTCAAAACAATTGACTTTGGGTGCTCATGAAAATACTATA ACACATGGACTTGCTGAGTACATAGCCCAG GAAGAAATGGAGAGGAAGAATGGTTACTGGTGGTCACTAGATAGCAAATTCATTGCATTCACTGAGGTTGATTCATCAAACATACCTCTGTTTAGGATTATGCACCAAGGAAAAAATTTTGTGGGTTCAGATGCACAGGAAGACCATGCTTACCCTTTTGCAGGCAGTTCAAACGTAAAAGTTCGTTTGGGCGTTGTTCCTGCTGCTGGAGGACCAGTTAGTTGGATGGATCTTGTCTGCGGAGGAGGGGGCCAGGAAGATAATGAGTATTTGGCACGAGTGAATTGGATGCATGGGAATATTCTTACTGCTCAGGTTTTGAATAGGAAACATTCTAAATTAAAGATTATCAAGTTCGACATTAAAACTGGTGAGAGGAAAGTCATCTTTGAAGAAGAACATGAAACGTGGATCAATCTGCACGATTGCTTCACCCCACTAGACAAATTACCAGGCAAACCATCCGGGGGGTTTATTTGGGCCAGCGAGAAAACTGGATTCCGCCATCTATATTTGCATGATTTGGATGGGGCGTGCTTGGGACCCATTACCCATGGTCATTGGATGGTTGAGCAAGTTGCTGGTGTAAATGAGGCTTCTGGCATAGTTTATTTCACTGGAACTTTAGACGGTCCTCTGGAATCTCATCTTTATGGCACTAACTTGTTCCTGAATGGGAGCCGTTCTGTACAAACTCCATTGAGACTGACCCATGGAAAGGGAAGGCATGTGGTTGTGCTTGATCATCAATTGCAGAGGTTTGTAGATATCCATGATTCCTTGAGTTTGCCTCCCAAGGTTTCCATACACTCGTTACACGATGGGAGCTTGATTTTGTCTCTTTATGAACATCCAGCCGACATTCCCAGATTTAGAAAACTCCAACTCGAGCCTCCAGAGGTGATTCAGGCAGAGGCAAAGGACGGAACTACATTGTATGGAGCGTTATACAAACCAGACGAAACAAAATTTGGACCACCACCGTATAAAACAATGATTCAGGTTTATGGTGGTCCTAGTGTACAACTAGTCTCTGATTCTTGGATAAATACAGTTGACATGAGATCCCAATATCTGAGAAGTAAAGGAATATTAGTCTGGAAG ATGGATAATAGAGGAACTGCTAGACGTGGACTCAAATTTGAAGGCGCAATCAAGGACCACTGTGGCCAGATTGATGCAGAGGATCAGCGAACTGGAGCTGAATGGCTCATCGAGCAGGGATTAGCCAGACTCGGTCACATTGGGTTGTGTGGATGGAGTTATGGTGGATATCTCTCGGCCATCACACTAGCAAGATATCCTGAAGTTTTCAAATGCGCAATTTCTGGTGCACCGGTCACATCTTGGGATGGGTATGATACTTTTTACACCGAAAAATATATGGGTTTACCTCATGAAAATGAATCAGGATATCTGAATAGCTCGGTGATGCATCACATTGGAAACATGAAAGGGAAGCTGTTGCTAGTTCATGGGATGATTGACGAGAATGTGCATTTTAGGCACACGGCTAGGCTGGTGAACGAGCTGGTGGCGGCTGGTAAGTCATACGAATTGTTGATTTTTCCAGATGAACGGCACATGCCTCGTAGGCTTAGGGATCGCATATATATGGAGGAGAGGATATGGGATTTTATCGAGAGAAACTTGTAG
- the LOC140990040 gene encoding phosphatidylinositol 4-kinase gamma 4-like yields the protein MSIASVALSPVHEDYSCFLRSVWAQNGHWSNDSILIYLTVGGSVIPIRVLESDSIASVKLKIQKCKGFFAKKQKLVFDGKELARSNCRVGDYGVTDGNVLHLVLRFSDLQAITVRTISGKEFEFHIPRKRNVGFVKQKIAEREKGFFDLKDHGLFFDSEELEDQRTVDDVCRGNGAVIHFLVKKSAKFRAVPLESEFEVSIVASDVEEKVANDFEVVNLPHVAVNSFKKDLVLEPLTINPKIGLSPVIKKLLDATFDGLEMGNQPVLSSEGSGGTYFMQDSSDQNYISVFKPIDEEPMAVNNPRGLPLSSNGEGMKKGTRVGEGALREVAAYILDHPRGGPRTIYGDEKGFAGVPPTVMVKCRHTAFNYSKGTQTCDKFGSLQMFVKNCGSCEDMGPRSFPVEEVHKICVLDIRLANADRHAGNILVHKSVDGHIVLIPIDHGYCLPQSFEDCTFEWLYWPQARNPFSPMTIAYINSLDAEKDIELLKFHGWDLPHECARVFRVSTMLLKKGAERGLSPFSIGSIMCRETVKKRSVVERMVQEAQESVLPGMSESAFLESVSMIMDRYFDRLLTSDQQGI from the exons ATGTCTATTGCCAGTGTTGCTCTCAGTCCTGTCCATGAAGATTATTCTTGTTTTTTAAGAAGTGTGTGGGCTCAGAATGGCCACTGGTCGAATGACTCGATCTTAATTTACCTAACTGTTGGTGGTTCCGTGATTCCCATTCGAGTTTTGGAATCGGATTCCATTGCTTCTGTGAAACTTAAAATTCAGAAATGCAAAGGGTTCTTTGCAAAGAAGCAGAAACTTGTTTTTGATGGGAAAGAATTAGCACGGAGCAACTGTCGAGTTGGGGATTACGGTGTGACAGATGGGAATGTATTACATTTGGTCCTACGGTTCTCTGACCTCCAAGCCATCACTGTTCGGACTATTTCCGGCAAGGAGTTTGAATTCCACATTCCAAGGAAAAGGAATGTGGGCTTTGTTAAACAGAAAATTGCTGAGAGGGAGAAAGGTTTTTTTGATCTTAAGGATCATGGATTGTTCTTTGATAGTGAGGAGCTTGAAGATCAGAGAACGGTAGATGATGTGTGTAGGGGAAATGGTGCTGTAATTCATTTTCTAGTTAAAAAATCAGCGAAATTTAGGGCTGTGCCTCTCGAAAGCGAGTTTGAGGTATCGATAGTTGCATCAGATGTGGAAGAAAAGGTAGCTAATGATTTTGAGGTTGTAAACCTTCCACATGTAGCTGtgaattcttttaaaaaagatCTTGTCCTAGAACCACTGACTATTAATCCTAAGATTGGTTTGTCTCCAGTGATTAAAAAACTACTTGATGCCACTTTTGACGGGCTAGAGATGGGTAACCAACCTGTTCTATCTTCTGAGGGATCCGGAGGTACTTATTTCATGCAAGATTCATCAGATCAGAACTATATTTCTGTTTTCAAGCCAATAGATGAGGAGCCTATGGCTGTTAATAATCCTCGGGGACTACCCTTGTCTTCTAATGGTGAAGGGATGAAGAAGGGCACACGAGTGGGTGAAGGGGCTCTAAGGGAAGTTGCAGCATATATTTTGGATCATCCAAGAGGAGGTCCACGCACCATCTATGGTGATGAGAAAGGCTTTGCTGGAGTTCCACCAACAGTTATGGTGAAATGTCGGCATACAGCATTCAATTATTCAAAAGGTACACAAACATGCGATAAGTTTGGGTCGTTGCAGATGTTCGTAAAGAACTGTGGTAGTTGTGAGGACATGGGTCCTCGTTCTTTCCCTGTAGAGGAGGTGCACAAGATTTGTGTACTGGATATAAGGTTAGCAAACGCAGACAGGCATGCTGGGAACATTTTGGTTCATAAAAGTGTTGATGGTCACATTGTTCTCATCCCTATTGATCATGGTTACTGCTTGCCCCAAAGT TTTGAAGATTGCACTTTTGAATGGCTATATTGGCCTCAAGCTCGAAATCCCTTTTCTCCTATGACAATTGCCTACATAAACTCGTTAGATGCTGAAAAAGACATTGAACTCCTGAAGTTTCATGGATGGGACCTTCCTCATGAATGTGCACGTGTCTTTCGGGTTTCCACCATGCTTCTGAAGAAAGGTGCAGAGAGAGGGCTCTCCCCCTTTAGTATTGGAAGCATAATGTGCAGAGAAACTGTAAAGAAAAGATCTGTCGTTGAGAGAATGGTTCAAGAAGCTCAGGAGTCTGTGCTTCCTGGGATGAGTGAATCAGCATTCCTCGAATCTGTGTCAATGATCATGGACCGTTATTTTGACAGGCTTTTGACCTCAGATCAACAGGGAATTTGA
- the LOC140990039 gene encoding probable pectinesterase/pectinesterase inhibitor 61 has protein sequence MEYDRLGKPEPLGSSNRSLPAEPSATPKKSKLKILLILASTLMVASAISAALVVVIRSNRNSSTSAAARFKIRRPSQAISRTCSMTRYPTLCVDSLVDFPDAMDASEKDLVHISLNVTLHRFDRAIYLASNITNLLMDSHVRSAYEDCLELLEDSVSHLSRSLSSATPGGGATGSTQDVLTWLSAALTNHDTCTEGFNELNGNVKHLMFDMLKDLSGLVSNCLAIYSAAGGEEAFYGIPIQNRRRKLLSSVNVHQNFPQWLTRRDRKLLDSPAEGINAHMVVSKDGSGTCETIAEAIKKAPENSGRRFIIYVKAGRYEEDILTVGRKKRNIMLIGDGKGRTVISGGRNIQQGVTTFRSATFATTGDGFIARDITFENTAGPSKHQAVALRVGADHAVIFRCSIIGYQDTLYVYSQRQFYRDCDIHGTVDFIFGNAAVVFQNCNIHARKPLPFQKITITAQNRQDPNQNTGMSFHACRLVAEPDLQSVKSSYPTYLGRPWKLYSRVVYMLSYMGDHVHPKGWLEWSSTFALDTLHYGEYMNYGPGGATGQRVKWPGFHVITSSAEASKFTVGQFIYGSAWLPSTGVSFAEGLST, from the exons ATGGAATACGATAGGCTCGGAAAACCCGAACCTCTGGGCTCCTCAAACAGAAGCTTACCCGCCGAACCCAGCGCCACACCTAAGAAATCCAAACTCAAGATTCTTCTCATCCTCGCCTCGACACTCATGGTGGCGTCCGCCATCTCCGCCGCCCTGGTGGTGGTGATCCGCAGCAATCGAAATTCCAGCACCAGCGCCGCCGCGAGATTCAAAATCCGGCGGCCATCTCAGGCCATTTCACGAACATGCAGCATGACTCGATACCCAACTCTCTGCGTCGATTCGCTCGTCGATTTCCCCGACGCCATGGACGCTTCCGAAAAAGATCTTGTTCATATTTCCCTTAACGTAACTCTCCATAGATTCGATCGTGCCATTTATTTGGCCTCCAACATCACCAATCTTCTCATGGATTCTCACGTCAG GTCGGCTTACGAGGATTGCCTAGAGCTCCTCGAAGATTCAGTGTCTCATCTCTCGCGTTCGCTATCATCCGCCACCCCGGGCGGCGGCGCCACCGGGTCAACACAAGATGTGTTAACCTGGCTCAGCGCAGCCTTGACGAACCACGACACTTGCACAGAAGGATTCAACGAATTAAATGGCAACGTGAAGCACCTAATGTTTGACATGCTGAAGGATTTATCAGGACTCGTCAGCAATTGTCTCGCGATTTACTCCGCAGCCGGAGGAGAGGAGGCTTTCTACGGCATACCCATACAAAACCGCCGCCGGAAGCTATTGAGCTCCGTAAATGTGCACCAAAATTTTCCGCAGTGGTTAACTAGGAGAGATCGAAAGCTGCTGGATTCGCCCGCGGAGGGGATCAATGCACATATGGTAGTTTCGAAAGACGGCAGCGGGACGTGTGAAACGATCGCGGAGGCTATCAAGAAGGCGCCGGAGAACAGCGGACGGAGATTTATTATCTACGTCAAAGCTGGGAG GTACGAGGAGGATATATTGACTGTGGGGAGGAAAAAGAGGAACATAATGTTAATTGGAGATGGCAAGGGCAGGACGGTCATTTCAGGTGGAAGAAACATACAACAGGGCGTAACCACGTTCCGTTCTGCCACTTTCG CTACGACTGGAGATGGTTTCATTGCAAGGGACATCACATTTGAGAACACCGCCGGTCCAAGCAAACATCAAGCAGTGGCCCTTCGAGTTGGTGCGGATCATGCCGTGATATTTAGGTGCAGCATCATCGGTTATCAAGACACTCTTTACGTGTATTCCCAGAGACAATTCTATCGTGACTGCGATATTCATGGCACCGTCGATTTCATATTCGGAAACGCCGCGGTTGTTTTCCAGAACTGTAACATACATGCTCGAAAGCCCTTACCGTTTCAGAAGATCACCATCACTGCCCAGAATCGTCAGGATCCTAACCAGAACACGGGTATGTCATTCCATGCCTGTAGGCTCGTGGCAGAACCCGATCTCCAGAGTGTCAAAAGCTCGTACCCGACGTACCTAGGAAGACCGTGGAAGCTGTACTCTCGAGTCGTCTACATGTTATCCTACATGGGTGATCACGTTCACCCTAAAGGATGGTTAGAGTGGAGCTCCACATTTGCTCTAGACACGTTGCATTATGGTGAGTACATGAACTATGGCCCAGGTGGGGCTACGGGGCAACGTGTTAAATGGCCGGGGTTTCATGTGATCACATCCTCAGCGGAAGCTAGTAAGTTCACGGTGGGGCAATTCATCTATGGTTCGGCGTGGTTGCCATCCACCGGAGTTTCTTTTGCGGAAGGCCTCTCGACTTAA